The sequence GCGCAGGAGATCGCCGCTTTGTTGCAGCAGATCAAGGGTGTGAAAGATATCAAGGTCGAACAAATCGCCGGCCAGCCTTATCTGATCATTGATGTCGACCGGCAGAAGATCGCCCGCTACGGCATCAGTGTTGCCGACGTGCAGGAGATCATCACCACCGCCATCGGAGGCAAAGTGGCGACCCATGTGTATGAGGGCGAGCGGCGGTTTCAATTGACTCTTCGGTTTCCGGAACCGCAACGCAACAGTATCGCAAGCATCGGGGAGATTCGAGTCAAATCAGTCTCTGGCGCCCTAATCCCCATGAGCGATCTCGCCACCATCGAAATGCGGGAAGGGCCAGCTCGCATCAGCCGTGAGCATGTGAAACGCCGCATCTTCGTCGGCTTCAATGTCGTCGGCCGAGATATCGGCGGCGTCGTAGATGAAGGGCGCGCGAAGCTCGCGGCACAGCTCCACTTGCCGGTTGGGTATACCATCGTGTGGGGCGGCGCGTTCGAAAATATGGAGCGAGCCAACGCGCGGCTCATGATCGTCGTACCGATCACGCTGGCCCTCGTGTTCTTCCTCCTCTTCTGGGCGTTCCATTCGCTGCGGTACGCGACCCTGATCATTCTTAACTTGCCGTTTGCGTTGATCGGTGGCGTCGTGTCGCTGTGGCTGAGCGGTCAATACCTGAGCGTGCCGGCTTCTATTGGCTTCATCGAGCTGTTCGGACTCGCTGTGGGGAACGGGATCGTGCTGGTCTCCTATATCAATCAGCTGCGCAATGAGGGACAGCAGATCGACGAAGCGATTCTGGCCGGCTGTAGCCTTCGTCTTCGTCCGGTCGTGATGACTATGATGACGACGTTGCTCGGACTGCTGCCGCTGGCGCTGGCGCAAGGGATTGGGGCCGAGGTTCAGCGACCGCTTGCGACGGTCGTGATCGGGGGGCTCTTCACCTCCACAGCGCTGACACTCGTTGTCTTGCCGGTACTTTATAGTCTGTTTGGGGGACGTGAGGTGAGCCAAGAGGAGACTCCGGAATGGGTATAGTGTGGCGGGCTCGTCAATCCTCCGTGCTCGCGGACCGCGCACGCAAGATCGATTTGATGATTACAGTGCGGGTGGTGCTCGTTCGAGGCGCACAATTGAGGACCGACGTGCCCCCCAGGTTGGGAGAGTATAGGAGGAGGATTCGTTGTGACCGTCTGTCTGAGTATTCGTTACATGGAAGATCAGGCATTAATCTTGTAGGTGCTGCCAGGTAAACGTGTCGGACATGTTCAGGCTTCCTAGGTTTTTAGACGAGTGGGATCGGATGTACCTGGTGGTCACAATTTTGGAGGGGGGGGCGATGAGACACATGCTGGTGAGAATGATTGTGTTGTGCTTCATCATGGCTTCGGGGGCGACCGTATATGCCGCAGAAAGCGGATTGGAGCCTGATACGCTGGATCAGCAGATGGTGTTGGTGCCAGCTGGGAAGTTCACAAGAGGAAGCAGTCACGCGGATGATGAAAAACCGGTGCGGAGCATCTATCTCAATGCCTTCTACATGGACAAGTACGAGGTGACGGTGGGACAGTATGCCAGGTATCTGAAGGTGACGGACATGGAGGAGCCACCGGACTGGAACATTATGAATCAACCGCACCATCTGAGACGTCCGGTCGTCAACGTGACCTGGGAGGATGCGGTCAATTACTGCAAATGGGCCGGAAAGCGCCTACCGACGGAAGCAGAGTGGGAGAAGGCGGCGCGAGGAACAGATGGTCGGATCTATCCCTGGGGAAATGAAGCGCCGACTCGACTCCATGCGAATTATGGAAGAAAGGATTGGGATAATCATCAGGCACTAACTCCCGTCGGGTCGTTCGAGGCCGGCAAAAGCCCCTATGGCATCTACGATATGGCTGGTAATGCCTGGGAATGGGTTTTCGATTGGTACGGAAACGAGTTTTACATGAAAGGTCCTGAAAAGAATCCAATCGGGCCAGCAAGGGGCGACACGAAGGTCGTGCGCGGCGGGTCGTGGCTCTATGTTCCTGAATTTCTACGCACTTCGTTCCGTTTCAATGCTGATCCATCAGGTCAGCAGTTCGGCTATGGGTTCCGTTGTGCGAAGACGCCCTGACTGCTGATCAGTCGGTTTGACGAGTGGACAGTGTCAGCCTCACAAGGCGGGCTCATCGATATTTGGCAAAGCAGATCAGGTCGAGGTGATCATAATGGTTTGGGAGAAGAGATTCGGCCTTGTATCCGAGGCCCATGAAAAACTCAATGTTTCTGGCCGTGCGCAGCATGGTGCACGCGTAAAACTTATGGGCATCGGTCGCTGCTTGTTCAATCTCGAGGATCAGTGTCTTTCCAACTCCTTGCTTCCGATAGGCAGGACTGACAGAAAGCAACCGGATCACGCATACGCCGGCCACCGTCCAATAGCGCGCGGAACCGACGATCTCTCCTTCCGCCTCGGCCACGAAAATATGCTTTTCTTTCGCATCTTCTTTCAGACTTTCAAGAGTTTCCGTGGTCCATCCGCTGAGCGTGTAGATGCCGGCATATTCTCCGAAGGCCTCGCGTTGCACCTGGAGGAGTGCAGGAAAATCTATTTCGGTTGCCGGTCTGATGTGAACCACGACAGAGCTCCTGGGTCCGTGAAGCACTTTCCCTTTCATAGCGGAAGGAGACGAGATTCGCAAGGACGATTGACTCGACATTCGACAGTCGTGAAACGGGGCATTTCGCGTCGCCCCATAACTATTGCAATCGGATACGTAATGGAGGTTCTATGCTGAAAGAAGTGGCAGGAGATATTTTACATACAAGGGCAGCAATGGTGGCGCACGGTGTTGCTCCCAACGATGATTACACGAACGGGTTAGCGTTGTCATTGAGGCAACAGTGGCCTGCCATGTACAAAGACTTCAGGCACTATTGCCAAACGTTTACCCCGAAGACCGGAGA is a genomic window of Candidatus Nitrospira kreftii containing:
- a CDS encoding hypothetical protein (conserved protein of unknown function), which encodes MYLVVTILEGGAMRHMLVRMIVLCFIMASGATVYAAESGLEPDTLDQQMVLVPAGKFTRGSSHADDEKPVRSIYLNAFYMDKYEVTVGQYARYLKVTDMEEPPDWNIMNQPHHLRRPVVNVTWEDAVNYCKWAGKRLPTEAEWEKAARGTDGRIYPWGNEAPTRLHANYGRKDWDNHQALTPVGSFEAGKSPYGIYDMAGNAWEWVFDWYGNEFYMKGPEKNPIGPARGDTKVVRGGSWLYVPEFLRTSFRFNADPSGQQFGYGFRCAKTP
- a CDS encoding hypothetical protein (conserved protein of unknown function); this encodes MVHIRPATEIDFPALLQVQREAFGEYAGIYTLSGWTTETLESLKEDAKEKHIFVAEAEGEIVGSARYWTVAGVCVIRLLSVSPAYRKQGVGKTLILEIEQAATDAHKFYACTMLRTARNIEFFMGLGYKAESLLPNHYDHLDLICFAKYR